TAGGTGCCCGGCGCCAGCCCCGGCACCCGGAAGCGCCGCTGCTTGTCCACACGCGGTGACTTCGTGCCGCCATCCGGCGCGAGCAACAGGACCTCGGCCTGCTTCAGGTCGCCGCCCTCACAGGCGGACAGCTTTCCCGCGATGTCGCCCACCGCCGGGGCGGGGACGGGCGGGGACTCCTGCGCCGCCGCGGGCGCCGCCACGCTCAGAACCAGGGCGCTCCATCCGGCATGGAAACGAGGAAGGAGACGCGCACGGCGGGCGGAGCCCCGCGCGAGAGCCGGGTGTTCAACGAGGAGAGACATGATGCCTTGAATGCGTGCGAATGAAGTGAGGTGCGCGCCGGACCGGTGGACATTCACCGGCCCTCATGCGCCGGAATCGGAAGCGGCACCCGGGTGGCCCGGGGGTCGCGCGGCGAGATGCGCCCCACGGCCCAGGCGGACAGAAGAAACAACGCGCCCAGGATGGCGAGCCCCAGGTCGGCGAAGAACACGTAGGGCGAGCCCGCCGGGTCGAACACGCGCCGCGCGTTCCGCCAGGCGTCCAGCCACGGCAACAGGACCAGGATGGCGCCGGAGAGCGCGAGCAGGTGCTGCGCCCAGCCTCGGGCGCGCGGGTACACGAGCCCGCCCAGCACGCTGGCGCACCAGCTCCCGTAGAAGATGCCGTGCTCCCACAGCACCCTGCGCGGCAGCGTGTCCGGCAGCAGTTGGTTGGCCAGGAAGATGGCGGCGATCGCCAGGGCGGCGCCACCGCAGCCGCCCGCCGTGACACGCGCGAGGATGACGTCCACGCGGCGCATGCTGCGGGCGCGCCGCTCCAGCCACACGAGGTTCCCCGTCACGACACACAGCGCGCTGAAGATGCCCAGCAGCGCATAGGCGAGCCGCAGCCCCATGCCCGCGTAGAGCCCGGAGTGGAGCACGTACGCCGCCTCGAGCAGCTTCGCAGTGGCGGCGGGTCCGCCCGCGTCGCGCACGTGCACCACTTCACCCGCGCGGGACACGCGCACGGTGGTGAACTCATGCAGCCCCTGGCGCGCGTACCCACGGACGTCGACGTACGCCGCCGTGTCCCCCAGGTTGCGCATGGCCAGGCGGTAATGCCGGACGCCCGGGAGCGCCTCGCGGGCCTGCGCCACCACGGTGGCCACCCGCGGCGCCTCGGCGGACTCCCCCGTGGCCTTGCTGCCCCGTGGATAGCCCAGCGTCTTCAGGCCCGCTTCCAGGTCGCCGTCGAAGGCCGTGCGCACCATCACCGGCTGGAGGACCGCCGCGTTGATGCAGATGATGGCCGCGGTCCAGGCCATGATGGCCTGGAAGGGCAGACCCACGCTGCCGAGCACCTTGTGCAGGTCCCCCCACATCGTGCGCAGCGCCTCGCGGGGGCGGAAGCGCACCAGCTCCTTGCGGAAGCGGTTCACCTGGATGACGAGCCCGGTGCCCACCACCAGCAGCAACACGATGGCCACCAGACCGGCCATCAACATCCCCCCGGCAGCGGGTAGAGGAAGTGAATCAGGAACAGGAAGTAGCCCAGGTCGCTGCGCTCCGGCGCCTGCTCACCGGTGGCGGGGTGCAGCCACACAGAGTTGCGCTCCCCGGCCTTGTCCTTCCACTCGAGCCGAAGCCAGGGCGAATAGGGCGCGGGCAGGTCCACGTCCAGGTGCGCCGGAGCGTCCTTGCCCACCCGCGCGTCCAGCCACGATTGCAGCGTGGCCAGGGCCTGCGTCTCGTCGGCGGCCACCGGCGCCCTCAAGCGCGGCTCCTGCCAGGGCATCAGCTCATGGCGGAACAAGGCGGCGACGCCGAGCAGGAACATGCCC
This genomic window from Myxococcus hansupus contains:
- a CDS encoding PepSY-associated TM helix domain-containing protein; amino-acid sequence: MKLKSDTYRLLWEAHAWAGAVASVLLVGMFLLGVAALFRHELMPWQEPRLRAPVAADETQALATLQSWLDARVGKDAPAHLDVDLPAPYSPWLRLEWKDKAGERNSVWLHPATGEQAPERSDLGYFLFLIHFLYPLPGGC
- a CDS encoding PepSY-associated TM helix domain-containing protein; the protein is MAGLVAIVLLLVVGTGLVIQVNRFRKELVRFRPREALRTMWGDLHKVLGSVGLPFQAIMAWTAAIICINAAVLQPVMVRTAFDGDLEAGLKTLGYPRGSKATGESAEAPRVATVVAQAREALPGVRHYRLAMRNLGDTAAYVDVRGYARQGLHEFTTVRVSRAGEVVHVRDAGGPAATAKLLEAAYVLHSGLYAGMGLRLAYALLGIFSALCVVTGNLVWLERRARSMRRVDVILARVTAGGCGGAALAIAAIFLANQLLPDTLPRRVLWEHGIFYGSWCASVLGGLVYPRARGWAQHLLALSGAILVLLPWLDAWRNARRVFDPAGSPYVFFADLGLAILGALFLLSAWAVGRISPRDPRATRVPLPIPAHEGR